The Thermobispora bispora DSM 43833 genome window below encodes:
- a CDS encoding GntR family transcriptional regulator, whose translation MARLPAGRRPLRERITTGAYPAGSILPSEAALSAEFRVARNTIRRALEALEADGLILTVPSQRSPGPGGRPDRHRLLQVPGDRQRAGAEDQTGRSRAGDPLPSEAELAWLYDVSRHTVRHAFAELERAGLIVSHHGKGRFVCPPPRRPGTSDPPA comes from the coding sequence ATGGCGCGTCTACCGGCAGGTCGCCGCCCGCTGCGCGAGCGCATCACCACCGGGGCGTACCCGGCGGGCTCGATCCTGCCGTCGGAGGCCGCCTTGTCGGCGGAGTTCCGCGTCGCCAGGAACACGATCCGCCGCGCGCTGGAAGCCCTGGAAGCCGACGGGCTGATCCTGACCGTCCCCTCCCAAAGGTCGCCTGGTCCGGGCGGGCGCCCAGACCGTCACCGCCTCCTACAGGTACCAGGTGATCGCCAGCGAGCTGGAGCAGAAGATCAAACGGGGCGATCTCGCGCCGGGGATCCGCTGCCGAGCGAGGCCGAGCTGGCCTGGTTGTACGACGTGTCGCGCCACACCGTACGGCACGCCTTCGCAGAGCTGGAACGCGCCGGCCTGATCGTCTCCCACCACGGGAAGGGCCGGTTCGTCTGCCCACCCCCAAGACGTCCTGGGACGTCTGACCCTCCGGCCTAG
- a CDS encoding NUDIX hydrolase yields the protein MAGRIDYYDDPDAPAPNSLVPSVNVVVTNDAGDILMIRRSDNGNWALPGGAIDLGESLKQAAARETLEETGVRCEITGLVGIYTDPKHVIFYTSNGEARQEFSIVLTARAVDGEPTPSSESTEVRWVPRDQVEGLPMDRSMRLRIGHFLAGTGLPYLG from the coding sequence ATGGCCGGCCGGATCGACTACTACGACGACCCCGACGCCCCCGCGCCGAACAGCCTGGTCCCGTCGGTGAACGTGGTGGTCACCAACGACGCGGGGGACATCCTGATGATCCGCCGCTCGGACAACGGCAACTGGGCGCTCCCCGGCGGGGCGATCGATCTGGGCGAGTCGCTGAAACAGGCCGCGGCACGGGAGACGTTGGAGGAGACCGGCGTCCGCTGTGAGATCACCGGCCTGGTCGGGATCTACACCGATCCCAAGCATGTGATCTTTTACACCAGCAACGGGGAGGCCCGGCAGGAGTTCTCCATCGTCCTCACCGCCCGGGCGGTCGACGGTGAGCCCACGCCGAGCAGTGAGTCCACCGAGGTGCGCTGGGTGCCCCGCGACCAGGTCGAAGGCTTGCCGATGGACCGGTCAATGCGCCTGCGGATCGGCCACTTCCTGGCCGGCACCGGTTTGCCGTACCTGGGCTAG
- a CDS encoding helix-turn-helix domain-containing protein, whose translation MTDLEGLTFGARVKELRQRRGMSQKELAAEVGRSESWVSQVERDVQPVERLSVIQALANALGVSVQVLRPEASSSAPGSQQTVEKNDLDGLRMALTGHPALPVLIEAEEPAQVIDVDALSHGVDRAWALAHASRFAELTETLKELLPRLEVAGRQALEEQRTRVHRLRARTYQAMAAAFAQQGEADAAWVAADRALAAAEQSGNSLEVIAGHFRMAHAFVGLRRYEQAERVAQTAITALRPRIVREDCRPEELSLFGAMHLVLAVIAAREGARATARARIDEARKIADRLGQDRNDFNTEFGPTNVRIHAVSVAVDLGDAGEALELTEEVDPSGLSSERQARFLLDVARAHTQRQHIGEAVATLTRAEELAPEMVHGHPQSRKTIRDLIQLSGRRVPAELTMLARRADVAP comes from the coding sequence GTGACCGATCTCGAAGGGCTGACCTTCGGCGCGCGCGTCAAGGAGCTGCGGCAGCGCAGGGGCATGTCGCAGAAGGAGCTGGCCGCCGAGGTGGGCCGGTCCGAGAGCTGGGTGTCCCAGGTGGAGCGCGACGTGCAGCCGGTCGAGCGGCTTTCGGTCATCCAGGCTCTGGCCAATGCGCTGGGTGTCTCCGTCCAGGTCCTCCGTCCCGAGGCGAGCTCGTCCGCCCCGGGATCACAGCAGACCGTGGAGAAGAATGATCTTGATGGTCTGCGGATGGCACTGACCGGGCACCCGGCGCTTCCCGTGCTCATTGAGGCAGAAGAACCAGCGCAGGTCATCGACGTGGATGCCTTGTCGCATGGGGTCGACCGGGCATGGGCACTGGCGCATGCGTCCCGGTTCGCGGAGCTGACGGAGACCCTTAAAGAGCTACTGCCTCGCCTGGAGGTGGCTGGCCGGCAGGCGCTTGAAGAGCAACGGACCCGGGTCCACCGGCTTCGAGCACGCACCTATCAGGCCATGGCCGCGGCGTTCGCCCAGCAGGGCGAAGCCGATGCCGCATGGGTCGCCGCCGACCGGGCGCTCGCCGCCGCGGAGCAGTCCGGCAACTCCCTTGAGGTGATCGCCGGGCACTTCCGCATGGCACACGCCTTCGTGGGACTGCGGCGCTACGAGCAAGCCGAACGCGTCGCCCAGACCGCCATCACCGCACTGCGCCCACGCATCGTACGTGAAGACTGCAGGCCGGAGGAACTGTCGCTGTTCGGCGCCATGCACCTGGTCCTTGCCGTCATCGCGGCCCGGGAAGGAGCACGAGCCACCGCACGGGCGCGCATCGACGAAGCCCGGAAGATCGCCGACCGCCTCGGGCAAGACCGCAACGACTTCAACACCGAGTTCGGGCCTACGAACGTGCGGATTCACGCCGTCTCGGTCGCTGTCGACCTTGGGGACGCCGGTGAAGCCCTTGAACTGACAGAGGAGGTAGATCCATCCGGTCTCTCCTCGGAACGACAAGCCCGTTTTCTCCTCGACGTCGCTAGAGCGCACACACAGCGGCAGCACATCGGCGAAGCGGTCGCCACACTGACCCGCGCCGAGGAACTGGCCCCGGAAATGGTCCACGGACATCCTCAGTCGCGGAAAACCATTCGCGATCTAATCCAGCTCTCCGGCCGACGAGTGCCCGCGGAGTTGACCATGCTCGCCCGCCGCGCAGATGTCGCGCCCTAG
- a CDS encoding putative quinol monooxygenase, protein MTDGFGLVVRFTCKDQTSAEAFDRLVAETAEKIRAHEPGMLVYAVHQVEGRPLQRIFYELYADRTAFESHEAQPHVQRFLAEREQYLSAIEVDFLTPQVAKGLPGGGSDNQ, encoded by the coding sequence ATGACCGACGGGTTCGGACTGGTGGTCCGCTTTACGTGTAAGGATCAGACGAGTGCTGAGGCGTTCGATCGGCTGGTCGCGGAGACGGCGGAGAAAATCCGCGCGCACGAGCCGGGGATGCTTGTCTACGCGGTGCACCAGGTGGAGGGGCGGCCGCTGCAGCGGATCTTCTACGAGCTTTATGCCGATCGGACCGCCTTCGAATCGCATGAGGCGCAGCCTCATGTGCAGCGGTTCCTGGCAGAGCGGGAGCAGTATCTGAGCGCGATCGAGGTCGACTTTCTTACCCCGCAGGTGGCCAAAGGGCTTCCCGGCGGAGGGAGTGACAACCAGTGA
- a CDS encoding helix-turn-helix domain-containing protein → MPEANTDYRRIGENVRRARHYRGMTLDQLAGLIGRSKSWLSRVENGVLPLEKRRDIAAIADALQVSASDLLGEGASMIPRMRGYGDLTRLREVLLGSRLTSPPDVPARPLEELTAVANGPLLAARRASDHIAQSRLLPDLIAELHVHVNTGDEQTKARALRLLIDACAAATFLLRNNSRWELAWIAADRAVQAAEMLGDPIAAAEAAFPAAHAQLSVGRSRALRETGRVADSIEAHLGDDRRAHQVYGMLRLSAALAAVIDGDHTAAGEQADEAARIADRIGDHADAWQWFGPANVAVWQCMLAVETGEPGRALQRVETADLSMLPQGRRSALHIELARAHAMLGNTREFVQELRAAERLDPPRVHHNPLVRELVSTQLERARRATGARDLRGLAYRIGVV, encoded by the coding sequence ATGCCCGAGGCTAACACGGACTACCGACGCATTGGCGAGAACGTCCGCCGCGCCCGCCACTACCGGGGCATGACCCTCGATCAGCTAGCCGGGCTCATCGGCCGATCCAAGAGCTGGCTGTCCCGGGTGGAGAACGGGGTCCTCCCCCTGGAGAAGCGGCGCGACATCGCCGCGATCGCAGACGCGCTCCAGGTGTCCGCATCCGACCTGCTCGGAGAGGGCGCGTCGATGATCCCGCGCATGCGCGGGTACGGCGACCTCACCCGCCTGCGCGAGGTCCTGCTGGGCTCCCGGCTCACCAGCCCACCGGACGTGCCGGCCCGCCCGCTGGAAGAGCTCACCGCGGTCGCAAACGGGCCCCTACTCGCCGCCCGGCGCGCCTCCGACCACATCGCCCAGAGCCGGCTCCTGCCGGACCTGATCGCCGAGCTGCACGTCCACGTCAACACCGGCGACGAGCAAACCAAGGCGCGGGCGCTGCGACTGCTGATCGACGCCTGCGCCGCCGCAACCTTCCTGCTCCGCAACAACAGCCGGTGGGAGCTCGCGTGGATCGCCGCCGACCGCGCCGTCCAGGCCGCCGAGATGCTCGGCGACCCCATCGCCGCCGCGGAAGCCGCGTTCCCCGCGGCGCACGCGCAGCTTTCGGTGGGCCGCTCACGCGCCCTGCGAGAGACCGGCCGGGTCGCCGACTCGATCGAAGCCCACCTCGGCGACGACCGGCGCGCGCACCAGGTGTACGGGATGCTGCGCCTGTCGGCCGCCCTCGCCGCCGTGATCGACGGCGACCACACCGCAGCAGGCGAGCAGGCCGACGAGGCCGCCCGCATCGCCGACCGGATCGGCGACCACGCGGACGCATGGCAGTGGTTCGGGCCGGCCAACGTGGCCGTCTGGCAGTGCATGCTCGCCGTCGAAACCGGGGAGCCTGGGCGGGCGTTGCAGCGCGTGGAGACCGCGGACCTGTCCATGCTCCCCCAAGGGCGGCGTTCCGCACTCCATATCGAGCTCGCCCGGGCGCACGCCATGCTCGGCAACACGCGGGAGTTCGTCCAGGAGCTGCGCGCCGCCGAACGGCTGGATCCTCCGCGGGTGCACCACAACCCGCTGGTACGTGAGCTGGTGTCGACGCAGCTTGAGCGGGCGCGCAGGGCCACGGGCGCGCGGGACCTCCGCGGCCTGGCCTACCGCATCGGCGTGGTGTAG
- a CDS encoding XRE family transcriptional regulator, with protein sequence MIGAVPRTHSARTPPGRPGRFSFDYDPNRWTVPWDAWGRLFAEAKKDIGVLVYAGLFLADDAGIVRMFAEKAAAGVRVRILLGDPDSPEVARRGTDEGIDEAMAAKIHNALVLYRPLLGRENVAIRLHRTVLYTSIYRGDDQLLVNTHVYGTPAANAPVLHLRKVPGGNMVATYLASFERVWEQARPVES encoded by the coding sequence GTGATCGGCGCGGTACCCCGAACTCACAGTGCTCGTACTCCTCCAGGGCGGCCCGGGCGGTTCAGCTTCGATTACGACCCGAACCGCTGGACCGTTCCCTGGGACGCCTGGGGACGCCTGTTCGCCGAGGCGAAGAAGGACATCGGCGTGCTGGTGTACGCCGGGCTGTTCCTCGCCGACGACGCGGGCATCGTGCGCATGTTCGCCGAGAAGGCGGCCGCCGGGGTGCGGGTGCGCATCCTGCTCGGGGACCCCGACAGCCCCGAGGTCGCCCGGCGCGGCACGGACGAGGGCATCGACGAGGCCATGGCCGCCAAGATCCACAACGCGCTCGTGCTGTACCGGCCACTTCTGGGGCGGGAGAACGTCGCGATCCGCCTGCACCGCACCGTGCTGTACACCTCGATCTACCGCGGGGACGATCAGCTCCTGGTCAACACGCACGTGTACGGCACGCCCGCGGCCAACGCCCCCGTGCTGCATTTGAGAAAGGTGCCCGGCGGGAACATGGTCGCCACCTACCTGGCCAGCTTCGAGCGGGTCTGGGAGCAGGCCCGCCCGGTAGAGTCGTGA
- a CDS encoding TetR/AcrR family transcriptional regulator, translating into MRSAGPDREAPSGPAARRNRLAPATPKGRRTEAALLDAARRVFAEKGFLNAKISDITRAAGKSSGSFYTYYDGKEELLTALLDRLPPAEPPAHTGDPREAVRSAVRAYWTTYRAHLGEMVGLFQLSMTDPAFAERWRELRAARIRTVLEVIRDAEASGHRLDLDPGILASAIVSMLESFCWVWLAAGGDAGVAPPDDETAIETLSAIWYRALYPGRAS; encoded by the coding sequence GTGAGATCGGCCGGCCCAGACCGGGAGGCACCGAGCGGCCCGGCGGCGCGCCGGAACCGGCTCGCGCCGGCCACGCCGAAGGGGCGGCGCACCGAGGCCGCGCTGCTCGACGCCGCCCGCCGGGTCTTCGCGGAGAAGGGCTTCCTCAACGCCAAGATCTCCGACATCACGCGGGCGGCCGGGAAGTCCTCCGGGTCCTTCTACACCTACTACGACGGCAAGGAAGAGCTGCTCACGGCGCTCCTGGACCGGCTGCCGCCCGCCGAGCCACCGGCCCACACCGGCGATCCCCGGGAGGCCGTCCGCTCGGCCGTCCGGGCGTACTGGACCACCTACCGCGCGCATCTCGGCGAGATGGTCGGCCTGTTCCAGCTGTCGATGACCGACCCGGCTTTCGCCGAGCGCTGGCGGGAGCTGCGGGCTGCGCGCATCCGCACGGTGCTCGAGGTGATCCGGGACGCCGAGGCATCAGGCCACCGGCTGGATCTCGACCCGGGCATCCTCGCTTCCGCGATCGTCTCGATGCTGGAGTCGTTCTGCTGGGTGTGGCTCGCCGCCGGCGGCGACGCGGGGGTGGCGCCGCCGGACGACGAGACCGCGATCGAGACGCTGAGCGCGATCTGGTACCGGGCGCTCTACCCCGGCCGCGCCTCCTGA